Proteins encoded together in one Falco biarmicus isolate bFalBia1 chromosome 4, bFalBia1.pri, whole genome shotgun sequence window:
- the LOC130147196 gene encoding uncharacterized protein LOC130147196 isoform X1, translating into MDASGALASAPSSAAPSGSRSPMFPPGADREEWGPRFNCAPSTSAAASQAMPASGRKRKANFSNDETETLVWNVVRHFSALYGSEALRAHPVRRKQLWTQIQSRVNFLGYTERSIDDLKHKWRDLRLDVKKKITSKKHLPMNRAGGPLHKPRLTPLEKMVASTFLQASHDSEPEIILDPDLFFPGATKQSFMHLQPGVSHPSIYIDTNGQPSSLPDVEGSAVPRLAVQSPDPSIICEYSRGEGQSSSAESGPELRTPDVSAISPSLRNESLVSYASMSEEEEREGREVERGHGGAVGMQPGPEAPMTAEEDMKLSRQAMLIRRCSSQGSVTSLPEDPLNPVDAHSDWGHEGVSDLPPLGRGLDSSHPEEQAGGPGPDMGALPRVLMGPTWEKPTAEEEPPARSPLHGALTEESLPSSASPPGDAPAAPGPPRGLGCSRLREDRQESWRTNIHHLLDLEEQWDQLYHQELAMWQEERATQREERARDRELQFRLLGVLTDIRDELRYLRQERASARQSQAPPAEPRPDPSPLLEQPKAEPGFPEPQAGSASWGETAVPSRSPFGNRGRGRRRGRPRGSASRHRRLFLTNS; encoded by the exons ATGGATGCCTCGGGGGCTCTTGCTTCGGCTCCCTCCTCTGCGGCTCCCTCGGGCTCCCGCAGCCCCATGTTCCCCCCAGGAGCTGACAGAGAGGAGTGGGGACCGAGGTTCAATTGTGCCCCTTCCACCTCTGCCGCAGCCTCGCAGGCGATGCCAGCATCTGGCCGGAAGAGGAAGGCCAACTTCTCCAATGACGAGACTGAGACGTTGGTCTGGAATGTGGTCCGGCATTTCAGCGCCCTGTATGGGTCTGAAGCCCTGCGGGCTCACCCCGTGCGGCGGAAGCAGCTCTGGACCCAAATCCAAAGCCGCGTCAACTTCCTGGGCTACACCGAACGCTCCATCGACGACCTCAAGCACAAGTGGCGTGACCTGCGGCTGGACGTCAAGAAGAAGATCACTTCCAAGAAGCACCTGCCCATGAACCGTGCCGGTGGGCCGCTCCACAAGCCACGCCTGACGCCCCTGGAGAAGATGGTGGCTTCCACCTTCTTACAGGCCAGCCACGACTCAGAGCCTGAAATCATCTTGGACCCAG ATCTGTTCTTCCCCGGTGCGACCAAGCAGTCCTTCATGCACCTGCAGCCTGGCGTCAGCCACCCCAGCATCTACATCGACACCAACGGGCAGCCCTCATCCCTGCCAGATGTGGAGGGCTCTGCTGTGCCCCGGCTGGCAGTGCAGAGCCCTGACCCCTCCATCATCTGCGAGTACAGCCGAGGAGAAGGGCAGAGCAGTTCGG CCGAGTCGGGACCAGAGCTGCGGACTCCAGACGTGTCAGCCATTTCCCCGTCCCTGCGAAACGAGTCCCTCGTCTCCTACGCCTCCATGTCAGAGGAGGAGGAACGGGAAGGCCGGGAGGTGGAGAGGGGCCACGGCGGGGCCGTAGGGATGCAGCCCGGGCCTGAAGCCCCCATGACTGCGGAGGAAGACATGAAACTGTCCCGCCAGGCCATGCTGATCCGCAGGTGCAGCTCCCAGGGCTCCGTCACCTCCCTGCCTGAGGACCCTCTCAACCCTGTGGACGCTCACTCGGACTGGGGCCACGAAGGGGTGTCCGACCTTCCCCCCCTGGGCCGCGGGCTCGACTCCTCGCACCCCGAGGAGCAGGCGGGGGGCCCCGGCCCGGATATGGGCGCTTTGCCTAGGGTACTGATGGGGCCCACCTGGGAGAAGCCAACTGCAGAGGAGGAGCCCCCGGCCCGCTCCCCGCTGCACGGCGCCCTGACCGAGGAGTCGCTGCCCTCCTCCGCCTCTCCCCCAGGGGACgccccagctgcccctggcCCGCCCCGCGGCCTGGGCTGCTCCCGCCTGCGGGAGGACCGCCAGGAGAGCTGGAGGACTAACATCCATCACCTGCTCGACCTGGAGGAGCAGTGGGACCAGCTGTACCATCAGGAGCTGGCCATGTGGCAGGAGGAGCGGGCCACCCAGCGCGAGGAGAGGGCCCGTGACCGCGAGCTCCAGTTCCGCCTGCTGGGCGTCCTGACGGACATCCGCGACGAGCTGCGCTACCTGCGTCAGGAGAGGGCCAGCGCCCGGCAGAGCCAGGCGCCACCGGCCGAGCCCCGGCCAGACCCCAGCCCGCTCCTTGAGCAGCCCAAAGCCGAGCCCGGCTTCCCCGAGCCGCAGGCCGGAAGCGCCAGCTGGGGAGAGACCGCCGTGCCCAGCCGAAGCCCCTTCGGCaaccggggccggggccggcgtCGGGGCCGGCCGCGCGGCTCTGCCTCCAGACACAGACGGCTCTTCCTCACCAACAGCTAG
- the LOC130147196 gene encoding uncharacterized protein LOC130147196 isoform X2 — protein sequence MPASGRKRKANFSNDETETLVWNVVRHFSALYGSEALRAHPVRRKQLWTQIQSRVNFLGYTERSIDDLKHKWRDLRLDVKKKITSKKHLPMNRAGGPLHKPRLTPLEKMVASTFLQASHDSEPEIILDPDLFFPGATKQSFMHLQPGVSHPSIYIDTNGQPSSLPDVEGSAVPRLAVQSPDPSIICEYSRGEGQSSSAESGPELRTPDVSAISPSLRNESLVSYASMSEEEEREGREVERGHGGAVGMQPGPEAPMTAEEDMKLSRQAMLIRRCSSQGSVTSLPEDPLNPVDAHSDWGHEGVSDLPPLGRGLDSSHPEEQAGGPGPDMGALPRVLMGPTWEKPTAEEEPPARSPLHGALTEESLPSSASPPGDAPAAPGPPRGLGCSRLREDRQESWRTNIHHLLDLEEQWDQLYHQELAMWQEERATQREERARDRELQFRLLGVLTDIRDELRYLRQERASARQSQAPPAEPRPDPSPLLEQPKAEPGFPEPQAGSASWGETAVPSRSPFGNRGRGRRRGRPRGSASRHRRLFLTNS from the exons ATGCCAGCATCTGGCCGGAAGAGGAAGGCCAACTTCTCCAATGACGAGACTGAGACGTTGGTCTGGAATGTGGTCCGGCATTTCAGCGCCCTGTATGGGTCTGAAGCCCTGCGGGCTCACCCCGTGCGGCGGAAGCAGCTCTGGACCCAAATCCAAAGCCGCGTCAACTTCCTGGGCTACACCGAACGCTCCATCGACGACCTCAAGCACAAGTGGCGTGACCTGCGGCTGGACGTCAAGAAGAAGATCACTTCCAAGAAGCACCTGCCCATGAACCGTGCCGGTGGGCCGCTCCACAAGCCACGCCTGACGCCCCTGGAGAAGATGGTGGCTTCCACCTTCTTACAGGCCAGCCACGACTCAGAGCCTGAAATCATCTTGGACCCAG ATCTGTTCTTCCCCGGTGCGACCAAGCAGTCCTTCATGCACCTGCAGCCTGGCGTCAGCCACCCCAGCATCTACATCGACACCAACGGGCAGCCCTCATCCCTGCCAGATGTGGAGGGCTCTGCTGTGCCCCGGCTGGCAGTGCAGAGCCCTGACCCCTCCATCATCTGCGAGTACAGCCGAGGAGAAGGGCAGAGCAGTTCGG CCGAGTCGGGACCAGAGCTGCGGACTCCAGACGTGTCAGCCATTTCCCCGTCCCTGCGAAACGAGTCCCTCGTCTCCTACGCCTCCATGTCAGAGGAGGAGGAACGGGAAGGCCGGGAGGTGGAGAGGGGCCACGGCGGGGCCGTAGGGATGCAGCCCGGGCCTGAAGCCCCCATGACTGCGGAGGAAGACATGAAACTGTCCCGCCAGGCCATGCTGATCCGCAGGTGCAGCTCCCAGGGCTCCGTCACCTCCCTGCCTGAGGACCCTCTCAACCCTGTGGACGCTCACTCGGACTGGGGCCACGAAGGGGTGTCCGACCTTCCCCCCCTGGGCCGCGGGCTCGACTCCTCGCACCCCGAGGAGCAGGCGGGGGGCCCCGGCCCGGATATGGGCGCTTTGCCTAGGGTACTGATGGGGCCCACCTGGGAGAAGCCAACTGCAGAGGAGGAGCCCCCGGCCCGCTCCCCGCTGCACGGCGCCCTGACCGAGGAGTCGCTGCCCTCCTCCGCCTCTCCCCCAGGGGACgccccagctgcccctggcCCGCCCCGCGGCCTGGGCTGCTCCCGCCTGCGGGAGGACCGCCAGGAGAGCTGGAGGACTAACATCCATCACCTGCTCGACCTGGAGGAGCAGTGGGACCAGCTGTACCATCAGGAGCTGGCCATGTGGCAGGAGGAGCGGGCCACCCAGCGCGAGGAGAGGGCCCGTGACCGCGAGCTCCAGTTCCGCCTGCTGGGCGTCCTGACGGACATCCGCGACGAGCTGCGCTACCTGCGTCAGGAGAGGGCCAGCGCCCGGCAGAGCCAGGCGCCACCGGCCGAGCCCCGGCCAGACCCCAGCCCGCTCCTTGAGCAGCCCAAAGCCGAGCCCGGCTTCCCCGAGCCGCAGGCCGGAAGCGCCAGCTGGGGAGAGACCGCCGTGCCCAGCCGAAGCCCCTTCGGCaaccggggccggggccggcgtCGGGGCCGGCCGCGCGGCTCTGCCTCCAGACACAGACGGCTCTTCCTCACCAACAGCTAG